From Segatella copri, the proteins below share one genomic window:
- a CDS encoding relaxase/mobilization nuclease domain-containing protein, giving the protein MIGKLKKGSSFAGCIRYVTGKDEAKILASDGVLLGTNTEMTQSFELQRQLNPRIKKPVGHIALSFKPEDKPRLTNEFMAKIALEYMQMMGIKDTQFIIVRHHNTDNPHCHIVYNRINNEGKLISDRNDYRRNEQVTKALKSKYGLTYGTDKSKTNTRKLRNAERAKYEIHNAVKDALKVVENWHKFKNELAKRGVHLELVYKDKERTKVQGIRFCKDGYSFKGTQISRDYSFGKLNARFEGMEKHVSSRDNSTLQYEQGHHKSNDEPSMSDSSQDLWYGISSIGLFAPANAQTFESFPEDESAKKKKKKRRRGFSL; this is encoded by the coding sequence ATGATAGGCAAGCTAAAGAAGGGCAGCTCATTTGCTGGTTGCATCCGCTATGTTACAGGCAAGGACGAGGCGAAAATCCTTGCCTCTGATGGTGTGTTACTCGGCACGAATACCGAGATGACGCAAAGTTTCGAGCTACAAAGGCAACTAAATCCAAGGATTAAGAAGCCTGTGGGGCACATAGCTTTGAGCTTCAAGCCCGAGGACAAGCCACGTTTGACGAATGAATTCATGGCTAAGATAGCCCTTGAATACATGCAGATGATGGGGATAAAAGATACTCAATTCATCATCGTAAGGCATCACAACACCGACAATCCACATTGTCATATCGTGTATAACCGCATCAATAACGAGGGCAAGCTCATATCAGACAGGAATGATTACAGGCGTAATGAGCAAGTGACCAAGGCTCTTAAATCCAAGTATGGGCTTACTTACGGAACTGACAAGAGCAAGACTAATACTCGCAAGTTACGCAATGCTGAGCGTGCCAAATATGAGATTCACAATGCAGTCAAGGATGCCTTGAAAGTCGTAGAAAATTGGCATAAGTTCAAGAATGAACTTGCAAAGCGAGGTGTTCACTTGGAGTTAGTCTATAAGGACAAGGAGAGAACCAAGGTGCAAGGTATCCGTTTCTGCAAGGATGGATATAGTTTCAAGGGGACACAGATTAGCCGAGACTATAGCTTTGGCAAACTGAATGCGAGATTTGAGGGAATGGAGAAACACGTTTCATCAAGAGACAACTCTACTCTGCAATACGAGCAAGGCCATCACAAGAGCAACGATGAGCCATCCATGTCGGATAGCAGCCAAGACCTTTGGTACGGCATTTCTTCCATTGGACTTTTTGCTCCAGCTAATGCTCAGACCTTTGAGTCATTCCCAGAGGATGAATCAGCCAAGAAGAAAAAGAAGAAACGCAGAAGAGGCTTTAGCCTTTGA
- a CDS encoding MobC family plasmid mobilization relaxosome protein, protein MTSIHEQDKKKDGRPPTGRVRKLSKSVTVKFSKPSYEALKLRARKANRKLAEYIRESALNGEVVSGHNAETVAIAKNLIGMANNLNQLAKLSHQRGFHETHVYVVDLLRRLKEILGEYRQASPKSKPCGIGRKEDAT, encoded by the coding sequence ATGACAAGCATACATGAACAGGACAAGAAAAAGGACGGAAGACCGCCCACAGGCAGGGTTCGCAAGCTGTCGAAGTCTGTTACGGTGAAGTTCTCGAAGCCAAGCTACGAGGCATTGAAACTGAGGGCAAGAAAAGCCAATCGCAAGTTGGCGGAGTATATCCGTGAGTCAGCCTTGAATGGCGAGGTGGTCAGCGGACACAATGCAGAGACGGTAGCCATTGCCAAGAACCTCATCGGTATGGCGAACAACCTCAACCAACTTGCCAAGCTGTCGCATCAGAGAGGTTTCCATGAAACCCATGTATATGTGGTGGACTTGTTGAGAAGATTAAAAGAAATCCTTGGCGAGTATCGCCAAGCAAGTCCAAAATCGAAGCCATGCGGAATAGGCAGAAAGGAGGATGCTACATGA
- a CDS encoding DUF3408 domain-containing protein, which translates to MARTKDAVLAPEQKELMEKEYLDFVKPSTYGNKANPSSCDSLYDDVENPELRAIVEKVAATTPYREETSTNEAQSPPNPQKRISGKQRKATLEEYQQTFLQVPRIDDRKPVFVSSDVRDRLDRVVRILGGRRMSVSGIIENIVRHHLSLYEEDFEAWRKL; encoded by the coding sequence ATGGCAAGAACAAAAGATGCAGTCTTGGCTCCTGAGCAAAAGGAGCTGATGGAAAAAGAGTATTTGGATTTTGTTAAACCCTCTACGTATGGCAACAAAGCCAATCCAAGTAGTTGTGATTCTCTCTATGATGATGTAGAGAACCCAGAGTTGAGAGCAATTGTAGAGAAAGTTGCTGCAACAACTCCCTATAGAGAGGAAACATCAACGAACGAGGCTCAATCGCCACCGAATCCGCAGAAGCGCATCAGTGGCAAGCAGCGCAAGGCGACATTGGAGGAGTATCAGCAGACCTTCCTCCAGGTTCCAAGGATTGACGACCGCAAGCCAGTCTTCGTCAGTTCCGATGTACGAGACCGTCTTGATCGTGTCGTCCGCATCCTCGGAGGGAGACGCATGAGCGTATCGGGCATCATCGAGAACATCGTGCGCCACCACCTAAGCCTTTATGAAGAGGACTTCGAGGCTTGGCGCAAATTGTGA
- a CDS encoding helix-turn-helix domain-containing protein, which yields MGFIVFEEEAFNYLDAQLENFVKRMDRIRERSEDKTMNKWLDTQDVCQTLNICPRTVQTLRDNGTLAYTQISHKTYYKPEDVMAIVAVVEDKKKDMRFRKRTG from the coding sequence ATGGGATTCATCGTATTCGAGGAAGAGGCATTCAACTATCTTGATGCCCAGTTGGAGAACTTCGTGAAGCGCATGGACAGAATCCGTGAGCGCAGTGAGGACAAGACCATGAACAAGTGGCTCGACACGCAGGACGTGTGTCAGACGCTCAACATCTGCCCACGGACAGTGCAGACGCTTCGGGACAACGGAACTTTGGCTTATACGCAAATCAGCCACAAGACCTACTACAAGCCGGAGGACGTGATGGCTATCGTAGCAGTAGTGGAGGACAAGAAAAAGGACATGCGCTTTCGCAAGCGCACAGGTTAG
- a CDS encoding helix-turn-helix domain-containing protein: protein MSNEVMTRNSEWMNHIVNHLNRMVDNFERAVMNYRPMLDGERFMTDKELCARLQLSRRTLQDYRNNGVIPYIQLGGKILYRESDIQKILMANYREAYRMKGL from the coding sequence ATGAGCAATGAAGTAATGACAAGAAACAGCGAGTGGATGAACCACATCGTGAACCACCTCAACCGAATGGTTGACAATTTTGAACGTGCCGTGATGAACTACCGCCCCATGCTTGACGGTGAGCGCTTCATGACGGACAAGGAGCTTTGTGCCAGGCTGCAACTGAGCCGAAGAACCCTGCAGGACTACCGAAACAACGGTGTCATCCCGTATATCCAGCTTGGCGGAAAGATACTCTACCGCGAGTCCGACATTCAGAAGATTCTGATGGCTAACTATCGTGAGGCGTACAGAATGAAGGGCTTGTAG
- a CDS encoding IS110 family transposase yields MKNKSFVGIDISKNVIDVSIFREDTNIKMFPHEVFNNTRKGFGDMCSWLKKSRVVLSQALFGMEFTGCYSLDLEKFLTSKNYSFCMLSTRIVKHHPMGTIDKRDKNDSAKIADFLYRYDGTECAKPYKLPSKAMQQLKQLVNERKFLVEQRTNFMNRMQMFETKEDSAMYESYIKKLNHDIEKIDQEECELMSKEEDVFDTFQNLLTIPGIGFVNATNIIAITRNFTAFDTARQYARYVGVAPCSHTSGTSVKWRARPSAHCNGQVKADLSMAALRAVEYDVEMQMFYNRKLGGRKDSDTKRKALNAVKFKLICRMFAIGKQKRKWEVLNTSDDRKNLHIEKSKASEL; encoded by the coding sequence ATGAAAAATAAATCATTTGTAGGCATTGACATCTCTAAAAATGTCATAGATGTATCTATATTTCGTGAGGATACCAACATCAAAATGTTCCCTCATGAGGTGTTCAACAACACTCGCAAGGGATTTGGCGATATGTGCTCATGGCTCAAAAAGAGCCGTGTGGTACTTTCCCAAGCCCTGTTTGGCATGGAATTTACAGGTTGCTACTCCTTGGACTTGGAAAAATTCCTCACGTCCAAGAATTACTCTTTCTGTATGCTTAGTACACGTATAGTAAAACATCATCCTATGGGGACAATAGATAAGCGAGACAAGAATGACTCTGCAAAGATAGCTGACTTCCTCTATCGTTATGATGGCACGGAATGTGCCAAGCCATACAAGTTGCCAAGCAAGGCTATGCAACAATTGAAGCAACTTGTCAATGAGCGTAAGTTCCTTGTGGAGCAACGGACAAACTTTATGAACCGAATGCAGATGTTTGAAACGAAAGAGGATTCTGCCATGTATGAGAGCTACATTAAAAAACTCAATCATGACATTGAGAAGATAGATCAGGAAGAGTGTGAATTAATGTCCAAGGAGGAAGATGTCTTTGACACTTTTCAGAATCTGTTGACGATACCAGGAATTGGTTTTGTCAATGCAACAAACATAATTGCCATCACACGAAACTTTACCGCTTTTGACACAGCTCGGCAATATGCGAGATATGTTGGCGTAGCTCCATGCAGTCACACTTCTGGTACCAGTGTGAAATGGCGTGCCCGACCTTCCGCACACTGTAACGGTCAAGTGAAAGCTGACCTGTCTATGGCGGCATTGAGAGCTGTTGAGTACGATGTGGAAATGCAAATGTTTTATAATCGAAAGTTAGGAGGCAGAAAAGATTCTGATACTAAGCGTAAGGCATTGAATGCCGTCAAGTTTAAGCTCATTTGCAGAATGTTTGCCATAGGCAAGCAAAAGAGAAAATGGGAAGTGTTGAACACCTCTGACGACAGAAAGAACTTACATATTGAAAAGTCCAAAGCAAGTGAACTATGA